The Lolium rigidum isolate FL_2022 unplaced genomic scaffold, APGP_CSIRO_Lrig_0.1 contig_62246_1, whole genome shotgun sequence genome has a window encoding:
- the LOC124681958 gene encoding wall-associated receptor kinase 2-like: MSTPLFLLPALLLAAAAATTKTAESLTVAPGCQASCGDVDIPYPFGIGSGCSRKGFEIDCINNGPVLAGTSLQVVHLSVDPAQSLVILPVAWMCYNASKPSTWEDYSYGTTEMNKEGVYRISNTHNMVVVLGCNTFGRTTSTSTEGTNNPYAYYTGCMTYCNNSASAQDGQCAGVGCCHVDIPPGLTDNWFEFRTYDHTGMMDYSPCDYAFLVDKTNYTFKRSDLLKDKNRTSPVWLDWAIRGNNSVSSDILSCTQAAKTTTPKYACVSNHSKCVDTTNGPGYNCSCSDGYEGNAYVVNGCTNINECADSNKYPCKGECENTEGSYLCTCPSGYRSDDARIILCTRKFPLVAQICIGIIGGILAIAIMTFIIIIRKERRKTKEFYEKNGGLTLEKAKVIKLFKKEELKKILKSGNIIGKGGFGEVYKGLVDNELVAVKKPIRSNVMESTQFANEVIIQSQVIHKNIVKLVGCCLEVDTPMLVYEFISKGSLDDTLHKGDNKVPLSLDVRLSIIKEAAHGLAYMHSQAHTKILHGDVKPANILLNENFVPKLSDFGISRLIAIDKDHTANVIGDMTYMDPVYLQTGRLTEKSDVYSFGVVILEVISRKKATHRDNNSLVASFLECHKERKKATELFDQEIAATEDLELLEALAGIAVECLNIDVDPRPSMTDVVARLATLNRSLL, translated from the exons ATGTCGACCCCATTATTCTTGCTTCCCGCTCTGCTACTGGCTGCAGCAGCAGCCACCACCAAGACGGCCGAGAGCCTCACCGTGGCTCCTGGTTGCCAGGCGAGCTGCGGCGACGTGGACATCCCCTACCCTTTCGGCATCGGCAGCGGCTGCTCCCGCAAGGGCTTCGAGATCGACTGCATCAACAATGGCCCTGTGCTCGCCGGCACCTCCCTCCAGGTGGTGCACCTTTCAGTGGATCCTGCACAGTCGCTGGTGATCCTCCCCGTGGCGTGGATGTGCTACAACGCCTCCAAACCAAGCACGTGGGAGGACTATAGCTATGGTACGACAGAAATGAACAAGGAAGGCGTGTACCGCATCTCCAACACGCACAACATGGTCGTCGTCCTCGGCTGTAACACCTTTGGGCGCACGACAAGCACGAGTACCGAGGGCACCAACAACCCCTACGCCTACTACACGGGGTGCATGACCTACTGCAACAACTCGGCGAGCGCCCAGGACGGCCAGTGCGCCGGCGTCGGGTGCTGCCATGTCGACATCCCGCCGGGGCTCACCGACAACTGGTTTGAATTCCGGACGTACGACCACACCGGCATGATGGACTACAGCCCGTGCGACTACGCCTTCCTCGTCGACAAGACAAACTACACCTTCAAGCGCTCCGACCTGCTCAAGGACAAGAACCGGACCTCCCCGGTGTGGCTAGACTGGGCCATCCGCGGCAACAACTCCGTCTCCAGCGACATACTATCCTGCACCCAAGCGGCCAAGACCACCACCCCCAAGTACGCCTGCGTGAGCAACCACAGTAAGTGCGTTGACACCACCAATGGGCCTGGCTACAACTGCAGCTGCTCCGATGGCTACGAGGGCAACGCCTACGTTGTCAACGGATGCACGA ATATAAATGAATGTGCAGATTCAAACAAGTATCCCTGCAAAGGTGAATGCGAGAACACCGAAGGATCGTATCTATGCACCTGTCCTTCAGGTTACAGAAGCGATGACGCGAGAATTATACTATGTACTCGAAAGTTTCCACTAGTTGCACAGATTTGCATAG GTATAATAGGTGGTATTCTTGCCATCGCAATAATGACATTCATCATTATTATTCGAAAAGAGAGGCGGAAGACCAAAGAGTTTTATGAGAAAAATGGTGGTCTTACCTTGGAGAAGGCAAAAGTTATAAAGCTTTTCAAAAAGGAGGAGCTCAAGAAAATATTGAAGAGTGGTAATATAATCGGAAAAGGTGGCTTCGGTGAAGTCTACAAGGGGCTTGTTGATAATGAACTTGTCGCAGTAAAGAAACCAATTCGCAGCAATGTGATGGAGAGCACGCAGTTTGCAAATGAAGTCATCATCCAGTCTCAAGTCATCCACAAGAATATCGTTAAGCTTGTAGGTTGTTGCTTAGAAGTGGATACCCCAATGCTAGTGTATGAGTTCATCTCCAAAGGAAGCCTGGATGACACTCTTCACAAGGGTGACAACAAGGTGCCTCTCAGCTTAGATGTGCGTCTAAGTATTATTAAAGAAGCAGCACATGGTCTAGCTTATATGCATTCACAGGCCCACACCAAAATCCTGCACGGTGATGTTAAACCGGCAAATATACTTTTGAATGAAAACTTTGTGCCAAAGCTCTCAGACTTTGGCATATCGAGGTTGATTGCAATAGATAAGGACCACACCGCAAACGTCATTGGTGACATGACTTATATGGATCCAGTCTACCTACAAACAGGCCGATTGACCGAAAAAAGTGATGTCTACAGTTTTGGGGTTGTCATCTTAGAAGTCATTAGCAGGAAGAAGGCCACTCACAGAGACAATAACAGCTTAGTGGCGAGTTTTCTTGAATGTCACAAAGAAAGGAAGAAAGCAACAGAGTTGTTTGATCAGGAAATTGCAGCAACAGAAGATTTGGAACTCCTTGAGGCCCTGGCAGGGATTGCTGTAGAATGTCTTAATATTGATGTGGATCCCAGACCATCAATGACAGATGTTGTGGCACGCCTTGCCACATTAAATAGATCTTTGCTATAA
- the LOC124681959 gene encoding wall-associated receptor kinase 2-like gives MSTPFLLPVLLLVAAAATTKTVKSLTVAPGCQARCGGVDIPYPFGIGSGCSRKGFEIDCINNGPVLADTSFEVVRLSVDPAELLVRLPVGFKCYNASDPSNYEDSSYGETLINKEGVYRISNTHNMVVVLGCNTFAQAASTQTDGTDYPYAYYTGCMSYCNNSASAQDGQCAGVGCCHVDIPPGLTDNYFKFTTYDHSGMMEYSPCDYGFLVDRTSYTFKRSDLLRDPNRTSLVWLDWAIRDNVTVSGSGDILSCTEAAKTTTPKYACVSEHSKCVDTINGPGYNCSCSDGYEGNAYVPGGCTNINECANSTKYPCKGECQNIEGSYLCTCPSGYRSDDPRIIPCTRKFPLVAQICIGTIGGILVIVFMAFIVIIRKERRKTKEFYEKNGGLTLEKAKVIKLFKKEDLKKILKSGNIIGKGGFGEVYKGLVDNELVAVKKPIRSNVLESTQFANEVIIQSQVIHKNIVKLIGCCLEVDTPMLVYEFIPKGSLDDILHKGENKVPLSLDVRLSIIKESAHGLAYMHSQAHTKILHGDVKPANILLNGNFVPKLSDFGISRLIAMDKEHTANVIGDMTYMDPVYLQTGRLTEKSDVYSFGVVILEVISRKKATHRDNNSLVASFLECHKEGKKATELFDQEIAAAEDLELLEALAGIAVDCLNIDVDQRPSMTDVVAHLATLNMSRML, from the exons ATGTCAACCCCATTCTTGCTTCCTGTTCTGCTATTGGTGGCAGCGGCAGCCACCACCAAGACGGTCAAGAGCCTCACCGTTGCTCCTGGCTGCCAGGCGAGATGCGGCGGCGTAGACATCCCCTACCCTTTCGGCATCGGCAGCGGTTGCTCCCGCAAGGGTTTCGAGATCGATTGCATCAACAACGGCCCTGTGCTCGCCGACACATCCTTCGAGGTGGTGCGCCTTTCAGTGGATCCTGCAGAATTGCTGGTGAGGCTCCCTGTCGGGTTCAAGTGCTACAACGCCTCCGATCCAAGCAACTATGAGGATTCTAGCTATGGTGAGACATTAATAAACAAGGAAGGCGTGTACCGCATCTCCAACACGCACAACATGGTCGTCGTCCTCGGCTGCAACACCTTTGCACAGGCGGCGAGCACCCAGACCGACGGCACCGACTACCCCTATGCCTACTACACGGGGTGCATGTCCTACTGCAACAACTCGGCGAGTGCCCAGGACGGCCAGTGCGCCGGCGTCGGGTGCTGCCATGTCGACATCCCGCCGGGACTCACCGACAACTACTTCAAGTTCACGACCTACGACCACTCCGGCATGATGGAATACAGCCCATGCGACTATGGCTTCCTCGTCGATAGGACCAGCTACACCTTCAAGCGCTCCGACCTTCTCAGGGACCCAAACCGGACCTCGCTGGTGTGGCTAGACTGGGCCATCCGCGACAACGTCACCGTCTCCGGCTCCGGCGACATACTATCGTGCACTGAAGCGGCCAAGACCACCACCCCCAAGTACGCCTGCGTGAGCGAACACAGTAAGTGCGTTGACACCATCAATGGGCCTGGCTACAACTGCAGCTGCTCCGATGGCTACGAGGGCAACGCCTACGTTCCCGGCGGATGCACAA ACATAAATGAATGTGCAAATTCAACCAAGTATCCCTGCAAAGGTGAATGCCAGAACATCGAAGGATCTTACCTATGCACCTGCCCTTCGGGTTACAGGAGCGATGACCCGAGGATCATACCATGTACTCGGAAGTTTCCACTGGTTGCACAAATTTGCATAG GTACAATAGGTGGTATTCTTGTCATTGTATTTATGGCATTTATCGTTATTATTCGAAAAGAGAGGCGGAAGACCAAAGAGTTCTATGAGAAAAATGGTGGTCTTACATTAGAGAAAGCAAAAGTTATAAAGCTTTTCAAAAAGGAGGATCTCAAGAAAATTTTGAAGAGTGGTAATATAATCGGAAAAGGTGGCTTTGGTGAAGTTTACAAGGGGCTTGTTGATAATGAACTTGTCGCAGTAAAGAAACCAATTCGTAGCAATGTGCTGGAGAGCACACAATTTGCCAATGAAGTCATCATCCAGTCTCAAGTCATCCACAAGAACATCGTTAAGCTTATAGGCTGTTGCTTAGAAGTGGACACCCCCATGCTAGTGTATGAGTTCATCCCCAAAGGAAGCCTGGATGACATTCTTCACAAGGGTGAAAACAAGGTGCCTCTCAGCTTAGATGTGCGCCTAAGTATTATTAAAGAATCAGCACATGGTCTAGCTTATATGCATTCACAAGCCCACACCAAAATCCTGCATGGTGATGTTAAACCGGCAAATATACTCTTAAATGGAAATTTTGTGCCAAAACTCTCAGACTTTGGCATATCAAGGTTGATTGCAATGGACAAGGAACACACTGCAAACGTCATTGGTGACATGACCTATATGGATCCAGTGTACCTACAGACAGGCCGACTGACAGAAAAAAGTGATGTATACAGTTTTGGGGTTGTCATCTTAGAAGTCATTAGCAGGAAGAAGGCAACTCACAGAGACAATAACAGCTTAGTGGCAAGTTTTCTTGAGTGTCACAAAGAAGGGAAGAAAGCAACTGAGCTGTTTGATCAAGAAATTGCGGCAGCCGAAGATTTGGAGCTTCTTGAAGCCCTGGCTGGAATTGCTGTGGATTGTCTTAACATTGATGTGGATCAAAGACCATCAATGACAGATGTTGTGGCACACCTTGCCACGTTAAATATGTCGCGTATGTTGTAA